CCTCGAGGAGGCGTTGAACGTCCGATCGGCGTTCTACGTTCTGAACGAACAACACCTGCTGGCCGATCGGTCGGTGCGGGAGTGGCTCTCGCCGGCGAACTGGGTCCAGCACCTGGGGCGGTACGATATCACGGCCCCCGATATCGTCGATGTCGTTCGCGAGCTCGACGCGGGCGGCTGGGAAGTCGGGCTCCACGGATCGTACCACTCCGCGGACGATCCGAACCGGTTGCGCGAGGAGAAGACCGCACTCGAGGACGTGCTCGGCCGGTCCGTCACCGGCGGTCGGCAACACTACCTGCGGCTCTCGGTCCCGGAGACATGGGAGTATCACCGTGCGATCGGTCTCGCGTACGATGCGAGCCTCGGCTCGAGCACGGATTGCGGGTTCCACGCGGGATACCGGCCCGTTCGCCCGTTCGACGACGACTTCCTCGTCTTCCCGCTGACGATCATGGAGCAAGCGCTCCCGGATCCCGGTACGGACTTCGAGGCCGCCCGCGAGACCTGCGAGCGACTGCTGACGGAAGCGGCGGAGAACGACGCCGTGATGACGGTTCTCTGGCATCCCCGCTACTTCAACGAGCGAGAGTTCCCCGGCTACCGAGCCCTGTACCGATGGCTCATCGAACGAGCACTCGAGCTCGGCGCGTGGGTCGGGTCGCCTCGAGACCTCCGCGCGGAACTCGAAGGCGACGCGAGCGGCGAGTCACGGGTTTCGAGCGTCGGACCGTGAGCCGGAACGGCTATCGGAGAACGAAATCGGTCGCGAACGGTGACCGGCGGTCGGAAATCAATCGCTGCCGACGCCGATCTGCGGTTTCGGTTCGGTTCGTTTCGGCTGGTCGAACTGCCGGACCGAATCGAGCGCGCTGACGTCCCCGCGGGCGGACGCGATATCGACGATCACGTCGGTGAGATTCGCCGTCCCCGAGAGGAACTCGTTTCGTCGCCGTTGCCACGTTTCGTCGACGGCATCG
This portion of the Natrinema salinisoli genome encodes:
- a CDS encoding polysaccharide deacetylase family protein, producing the protein MTADFDSRTEPVPPNEDGTDRSPLGDGRIADLPRDQSPLPDDSAFALCLTHDVDRPYKGLRSLYYAMRERPGYHLRTALSSSNPYWQFDEIMALEEALNVRSAFYVLNEQHLLADRSVREWLSPANWVQHLGRYDITAPDIVDVVRELDAGGWEVGLHGSYHSADDPNRLREEKTALEDVLGRSVTGGRQHYLRLSVPETWEYHRAIGLAYDASLGSSTDCGFHAGYRPVRPFDDDFLVFPLTIMEQALPDPGTDFEAARETCERLLTEAAENDAVMTVLWHPRYFNEREFPGYRALYRWLIERALELGAWVGSPRDLRAELEGDASGESRVSSVGP